Proteins found in one Verrucomicrobiia bacterium genomic segment:
- a CDS encoding CerR family C-terminal domain-containing protein has translation MSVSTGSAPGASPSHAATRRALLDAAADVFAARGFQNATVREICRRAGANIAAVNYHFGDKASLYGAVLVELSNLARDRYPADAGLPANATPRQRLAAFIRSFLQRVLSEELSARHGRIMAREMVEPTGALNRMVREYIQPQADLLRDLLRDLLPPGTDPSQTRLCGLSIVGQILFYAHCRPVLQRLQPSGAFTHPPLDTLAEHITAFSLAALDAFARGKSGIPAPGPEPRRKRRPSGLHA, from the coding sequence ATGAGTGTTTCAACGGGCAGTGCGCCCGGAGCGTCCCCTTCGCATGCGGCGACCCGCCGGGCGCTCCTGGATGCCGCGGCCGACGTGTTTGCAGCGCGCGGCTTCCAGAATGCCACGGTGCGCGAGATCTGCCGACGGGCGGGGGCCAACATCGCGGCGGTCAACTACCATTTCGGCGACAAGGCCTCCCTGTACGGCGCGGTGCTGGTCGAGTTGAGCAATCTGGCCCGGGACCGGTACCCGGCCGACGCGGGTCTGCCGGCGAACGCCACCCCGCGGCAGCGGCTCGCCGCGTTCATCCGTTCGTTCCTGCAGCGGGTCCTGTCCGAGGAACTCTCCGCGCGCCACGGCCGCATCATGGCACGGGAGATGGTGGAGCCCACCGGGGCGCTGAACCGCATGGTCCGCGAATACATCCAACCCCAAGCCGACCTCCTCCGCGACCTGCTGCGCGACCTGCTGCCCCCGGGCACCGATCCCTCACAAACGCGACTGTGCGGACTGAGCATCGTCGGCCAGATCCTGTTCTATGCCCATTGCCGGCCGGTCCTGCAGCGGTTGCAGCCGTCAGGAGCCTTCACCCATCCGCCGCTCGACACGCTCGCCGAGCACATCACCGCCTTCAGTCTCGCCGCCCTCGACGCGTTCGCCCGCGGCAAATCCGGGATCCCGGCCCCGGGCCCGGAACCGCGCCGCAAACGCCGCCCATCAGGGCTTCATGCCTGA
- a CDS encoding ABC transporter permease — MYHLALKMLMADRAKYAMLVGGVAFASLLMTQQNGVFRGLLSWTTSHMRNMRASIWVVERNVEQVNETKALRDTDVNRVRSVDGVDFAVPLYLNVQKARAADGSDKPIQLVGLHGATLVGRPPVVLRGRLEELRLPNAVFIDELAAQRLSAGRERPLDIGDTFEINDREARIVGVCRTERQFFGYPYVFTAYDQALQYAPRQRKMLSIILAEPKAGLAPEEVARAIERSTGLKAFTVPEFSVATIDFIWRNTGIPASFMTTIILGFIVGIAVSAQTFYSFVLENLRNLGALKAMGATNGLLARLLLLQALAVGAIGYGIGVGLAAVFGFAVLPIGQPPFFLDLTSLAVTGAAVVCICGAAALLGILKVSRLEAAIVFRA; from the coding sequence ATGTACCATCTCGCCCTCAAGATGTTGATGGCCGACCGGGCCAAGTACGCGATGCTGGTGGGCGGTGTGGCGTTTGCGTCACTGCTCATGACCCAGCAGAACGGCGTGTTCCGTGGCCTGCTCTCGTGGACCACCTCCCACATGCGCAACATGCGCGCCTCCATTTGGGTCGTGGAACGAAATGTCGAGCAGGTCAACGAGACCAAGGCGCTGCGGGACACCGATGTGAACCGAGTCCGCTCCGTGGACGGTGTGGATTTTGCGGTGCCGCTCTATTTGAACGTCCAGAAGGCCCGTGCGGCCGACGGCTCGGACAAGCCGATCCAGCTGGTGGGGCTGCATGGGGCGACCCTGGTCGGGCGTCCCCCGGTCGTGTTGCGTGGCCGCCTGGAGGAACTGCGGCTGCCAAACGCCGTGTTCATAGACGAACTCGCGGCGCAGCGGCTCAGCGCGGGACGCGAGCGTCCGCTCGACATCGGTGACACGTTCGAAATCAATGACCGGGAGGCCCGCATCGTGGGGGTGTGTCGCACGGAGCGGCAGTTCTTCGGATACCCCTATGTATTCACCGCCTATGATCAGGCCCTGCAATACGCCCCGCGGCAGCGCAAGATGCTGTCCATCATCCTCGCGGAGCCGAAAGCCGGCCTCGCCCCGGAGGAGGTGGCACGGGCCATCGAGCGGAGCACCGGGTTGAAAGCGTTCACCGTTCCAGAGTTCTCGGTGGCGACGATTGACTTCATCTGGCGCAACACCGGCATCCCCGCCTCGTTCATGACCACCATCATCCTGGGCTTCATCGTCGGCATCGCCGTATCCGCCCAGACGTTCTATTCGTTTGTCCTGGAGAACCTGCGGAATCTGGGGGCCCTCAAGGCGATGGGAGCCACCAACGGGCTCCTGGCGCGACTGCTCCTCCTGCAGGCGCTCGCGGTGGGCGCCATCGGCTATGGCATTGGCGTGGGCCTTGCCGCGGTGTTTGGGTTCGCCGTCCTCCCCATCGGCCAGCCGCCATTCTTCCTCGACCTGACCAGTCTTGCCGTGACCGGGGCGGCGGTCGTCTGCATCTGCGGGGCGGCGGCCCTGCTGGGGATTCTCAAAGTGTCCCGCCTCGAGGCAGCCATCGTGTTCCGTGCCTGA
- a CDS encoding ABC transporter ATP-binding protein, whose amino-acid sequence MPATPQTPPDADAVAGTRPAVRVHEVTKTYGTGDSRTVALKSVGFEARAGELHLVIGPSGCGKTTLLSVVAGTLRWDSGEIEVLGTRLNGLPDAQIARFRGRHIGFIFQQFNLIPTLDLIENVSVPLILNGSRRSTAEAQARTVLEQVGLGDRVRRRPRDLSGGQQQRVAIARALVHEPRLIICDEPTSALDSRTGHTIMELLAAIARTPGRCVLLVTHDPRTYGFADRITEMEDGRVRKVISGAAIQDFIATHH is encoded by the coding sequence ATGCCCGCAACGCCCCAGACTCCTCCCGACGCTGATGCCGTTGCCGGAACCCGGCCCGCCGTCCGGGTCCACGAGGTGACGAAAACCTACGGGACGGGTGACAGCCGCACGGTCGCGCTCAAGTCCGTGGGATTTGAGGCCCGGGCCGGTGAACTGCACCTGGTGATCGGCCCCAGCGGCTGCGGCAAGACGACGCTGCTCTCGGTGGTGGCGGGGACCCTGCGGTGGGACTCCGGCGAGATCGAGGTGCTCGGCACACGGTTGAACGGACTTCCCGATGCGCAGATCGCGCGATTCCGCGGACGCCACATCGGCTTCATCTTCCAGCAGTTCAACCTGATTCCCACCCTTGATCTCATCGAGAACGTGAGCGTTCCCCTGATCCTCAACGGGAGCCGCAGGTCCACCGCCGAGGCACAGGCGCGGACGGTGCTCGAGCAGGTGGGACTGGGTGACCGCGTGCGGCGGCGTCCCCGCGACCTCTCCGGGGGACAGCAGCAACGCGTGGCCATCGCCCGCGCGCTGGTCCATGAGCCCCGGCTGATCATCTGCGACGAGCCGACCAGTGCGCTCGATTCGCGGACCGGTCACACCATCATGGAACTGCTCGCCGCCATCGCACGGACTCCCGGGCGCTGCGTGCTGCTCGTCACCCACGATCCCCGCACCTACGGCTTCGCCGATCGCATCACCGAAATGGAGGACGGGCGGGTCCGGAAGGTGATCTCGGGAGCCGCCATACAGGACTTCATCGCCACCCACCACTGA
- a CDS encoding efflux RND transporter periplasmic adaptor subunit, whose translation MIFRRLSFYCAVAGIVAALVLVRRMDRKPPAPPPVTAPARSPYDSTVAATGLIEAARENVRIASPKGGLVTRVFVTVGDTVRTGDPLFQLDDREAASRVVTMEAQLEAMRATQAAEEVALADARDQLARAERLRQDNVTTEEELKRRWFGVEASRARLESTRAQIAAAQRQLEQARTDLSVLTVQAPRDGELLQVNVRAGEFAPAAALAEPLMLLGDVGKLQVRADVDEQDAILVEPEAPATATLKGNPDLRMPLRFVRVEPYVIPKRSLTGDSLERVDTRVLQVIYEFDRPAFAVYVGQQVDVFIRRETTPRPLETPVAPMAAHR comes from the coding sequence ATGATCTTTCGTCGCCTGAGTTTCTACTGCGCCGTCGCCGGCATCGTTGCCGCGCTCGTGCTGGTCCGCCGCATGGACCGCAAGCCCCCCGCCCCGCCGCCGGTCACGGCGCCCGCCCGCTCCCCCTACGACAGCACCGTCGCCGCCACCGGTCTCATCGAGGCCGCGCGGGAAAATGTCCGAATCGCCTCCCCCAAGGGTGGTCTGGTGACGCGGGTGTTTGTCACGGTGGGCGACACAGTCCGGACCGGCGATCCACTCTTTCAGCTGGATGACCGCGAGGCCGCTTCCCGGGTCGTCACCATGGAGGCGCAACTGGAGGCGATGCGGGCCACGCAGGCGGCCGAGGAGGTGGCCCTTGCGGATGCCCGCGACCAGCTTGCCCGGGCCGAACGATTGCGACAGGACAACGTGACCACCGAGGAGGAGTTGAAGCGCCGCTGGTTTGGCGTTGAGGCGTCGCGGGCGCGGCTGGAGTCCACCCGGGCCCAGATCGCCGCGGCCCAACGGCAGCTGGAACAGGCCCGGACCGACCTGTCCGTGCTGACGGTCCAGGCACCCCGCGATGGCGAGTTGCTGCAGGTCAACGTGCGGGCGGGCGAATTCGCGCCGGCCGCCGCGCTGGCCGAGCCGCTCATGCTCCTGGGCGACGTCGGGAAGCTCCAGGTGCGGGCGGATGTGGATGAACAGGACGCCATCCTCGTCGAGCCGGAGGCGCCCGCCACGGCAACGTTGAAGGGTAATCCGGACCTGCGCATGCCCTTGCGCTTTGTCCGGGTGGAGCCCTACGTCATCCCCAAGCGCAGTCTGACCGGCGACAGTCTGGAACGGGTGGATACGCGGGTGCTCCAGGTGATCTACGAGTTCGATCGCCCCGCCTTTGCAGTCTATGTGGGCCAGCAGGTGGACGTCTTCATCCGGCGCGAAACCACTCCCAGGCCCCTTGAGACGCCGGTGGCCCCGATGGCGGCACATCGCTGA
- a CDS encoding TolC family protein, with product MTNRIISLGLLALLLLLDARAQTRAAAPWPEHPLTLNEALDITLRQSPAILKAKQDVEEAYGLSLELRSAVRPRLTASGAYQAVDEASIEIPPGFDFRFQNEQSWNANILVSQPVFAGGKLRSQVRAGMLTEEAALAQFQATVADAVLEVKVNYDDVLLAVEQIKTQEASVALLEQELTDQKRRYDAGTAPRFNVLRAEVELANARPRLIRAQNFFRIAKNNLATRLGWDIPPDTSEDIPLELADRLEAPPFDLSLPVAIAKGLQQRQELVARKTDVRLRREGVKQAQADYYPAVGIGGGYQWRSTIFRDDLSINFDGWTAGAQVNWNVWDFGATRGRVKAAKARLERSEVVVDDTARQIETEIRTAYSTVIEAQQVLESQQKVIEQAEEAVRLAMARNDAGSGTQLDVLSAQTALTDARTIHALALRDYSVALARLERAVGDGAHLVPPKP from the coding sequence ATGACCAACCGAATCATTTCCCTGGGACTTCTGGCCCTGCTCCTCCTGCTGGACGCCCGCGCCCAAACCCGCGCCGCGGCGCCCTGGCCCGAGCATCCGCTCACGTTGAACGAGGCGCTCGACATCACGCTGCGCCAGAGCCCGGCCATCCTCAAGGCCAAGCAGGATGTCGAAGAGGCCTACGGCCTATCGCTGGAGCTGCGATCGGCGGTCCGTCCCCGCCTGACGGCCTCCGGTGCCTACCAGGCGGTGGACGAGGCCTCCATCGAAATCCCGCCGGGATTCGATTTCCGGTTTCAGAACGAACAGTCCTGGAACGCCAACATCCTTGTTTCCCAGCCGGTTTTTGCGGGTGGAAAGCTGCGCTCACAGGTCCGTGCCGGGATGCTGACCGAAGAGGCCGCCCTCGCCCAGTTCCAGGCCACGGTGGCCGATGCCGTGCTCGAGGTGAAGGTCAACTACGATGACGTTCTGCTGGCGGTCGAACAGATCAAGACCCAGGAGGCCTCGGTCGCCCTGCTGGAACAGGAGCTCACGGACCAGAAGCGTCGTTACGATGCCGGCACGGCACCCCGGTTCAACGTTCTGCGTGCCGAAGTGGAGCTCGCGAATGCCAGGCCGCGTCTGATTCGTGCCCAGAATTTCTTTCGCATCGCGAAAAACAACCTGGCGACCCGTCTGGGATGGGATATCCCCCCGGACACCAGTGAGGACATCCCACTGGAACTCGCGGATCGCCTGGAGGCGCCGCCCTTCGATCTGAGCCTGCCGGTGGCGATCGCCAAGGGACTGCAGCAGCGTCAGGAACTGGTGGCCCGGAAGACCGACGTCCGTCTCCGGCGCGAAGGGGTCAAGCAGGCCCAGGCGGACTACTACCCGGCTGTTGGCATTGGAGGCGGTTACCAGTGGCGCAGCACCATCTTTCGGGACGATCTCAGCATCAACTTTGACGGCTGGACCGCGGGCGCCCAGGTGAACTGGAACGTCTGGGACTTCGGGGCCACGCGCGGACGGGTGAAGGCGGCGAAGGCACGACTGGAGCGGTCGGAGGTCGTGGTGGACGACACCGCGCGCCAGATCGAGACGGAGATCCGGACTGCCTACTCGACGGTGATCGAGGCGCAGCAGGTCCTGGAATCGCAGCAGAAGGTCATCGAACAGGCCGAGGAGGCGGTGCGGCTCGCGATGGCCCGCAATGACGCCGGAAGTGGTACCCAGCTCGATGTCCTGTCGGCACAGACGGCGCTCACGGACGCGCGGACGATTCACGCCCTCGCGCTGCGCGACTACTCGGTGGCGCTGGCCAGGCTCGAACGGGCTGTCGGCGATGGCGCGCACCTCGTGCCGCCCAAACCGTAG
- the queD gene encoding 6-carboxytetrahydropterin synthase QueD — MQLRRTFQFEAAHRLTRVPPDHKCARLHGHSFRVDLVIEGPVDPELGWVMDYADIKAAFAPLYRELDHQYLNEIPGLENPTSERIAEWIWSHLKAALPLLTEVVVAETCTAACIYRG; from the coding sequence ATGCAACTCCGTCGCACGTTCCAATTTGAAGCCGCCCACCGTCTGACCCGCGTCCCGCCAGACCACAAGTGTGCGCGGCTCCACGGGCACAGCTTCCGGGTGGACCTGGTGATTGAGGGCCCGGTGGATCCGGAACTGGGATGGGTGATGGACTATGCCGACATCAAGGCGGCATTTGCGCCGCTGTACCGGGAGCTCGACCACCAGTACCTGAACGAAATCCCCGGTCTGGAGAATCCCACCAGCGAGCGGATTGCCGAATGGATCTGGTCGCACCTCAAAGCGGCCCTCCCGCTGCTCACCGAGGTCGTCGTTGCGGAAACCTGCACGGCGGCCTGCATCTACAGAGGGTGA
- a CDS encoding bile acid:sodium symporter family protein has translation MLARLTNLFPVWVLVGGTLALVHPPGFTWFTPYIVPGLAVIMLGMGLTLTLDDFRHVVSMPRAVAVGFAAQFTLMPLLGWSVARWMNLPIPLAVGLILVSCCPGGTASNIVAYLARAHVALSVVMTLCSTFGAILLTPLLTKGLAGSLVPVDAWRLFLDTVRVVLLPVIAGVLLNRSAPGLVRRVLPVAPLLSVLVVAMICASIIGQSSQAILESGGRLLVGVLLLHVGGFAAGYALARVLGYDVQVSRTVSIEVGMQNSGLGVVLARGNFADPLTAVPCAISSVFHSVIGSLLAGLWRLRPVPREVMKPLR, from the coding sequence GTGCTGGCACGCCTCACGAATCTCTTCCCAGTGTGGGTCCTGGTCGGAGGCACCCTCGCCCTGGTGCATCCGCCAGGCTTCACGTGGTTCACCCCATACATCGTGCCGGGCCTTGCGGTCATCATGCTCGGCATGGGATTGACCCTCACCCTCGATGATTTCCGCCACGTGGTTTCGATGCCACGGGCGGTGGCGGTGGGCTTCGCAGCGCAATTCACCCTCATGCCCCTGCTCGGATGGTCGGTGGCGCGATGGATGAACCTGCCCATCCCCCTGGCCGTCGGGCTGATTCTCGTCTCATGTTGTCCCGGCGGCACCGCCTCCAACATCGTGGCCTACCTCGCGCGCGCCCATGTGGCCCTCTCGGTGGTGATGACGCTGTGCTCGACCTTCGGTGCCATCCTCCTCACGCCCTTGCTGACCAAGGGCCTCGCGGGCTCGCTCGTGCCCGTGGACGCCTGGCGTCTCTTCTTGGACACCGTGCGGGTGGTCTTGTTGCCGGTGATTGCCGGGGTCCTGCTGAACCGAAGTGCACCTGGCCTGGTCCGCCGTGTTCTCCCGGTGGCTCCGCTTCTGTCCGTCCTGGTGGTGGCGATGATCTGTGCCAGCATCATCGGCCAATCCTCCCAGGCGATCCTGGAGTCCGGAGGACGGCTGCTCGTGGGGGTGTTGCTGCTGCATGTCGGAGGATTTGCCGCCGGATATGCCCTGGCGCGGGTCCTGGGTTATGACGTCCAAGTCTCGCGGACCGTGTCCATCGAGGTCGGAATGCAGAACTCCGGGCTCGGGGTGGTCCTCGCAAGGGGCAATTTCGCCGACCCCCTCACGGCGGTGCCCTGTGCGATCTCCAGCGTCTTTCACTCGGTGATCGGAAGCCTCCTCGCGGGGCTCTGGCGCCTGCGACCGGTGCCCCGCGAGGTCATGAAACCGCTGCGCTAA
- the miaB gene encoding tRNA (N6-isopentenyl adenosine(37)-C2)-methylthiotransferase MiaB: protein MPSVFIKTYGCQMNERDSEAVAAQLLARGYSLAPSEHGADAVLLNTCSVRDLAEQKALGKMQALAGAATRRDRPQIFGFMGCMAQSRGAQLLGEQSRIGLVLGTRKLHRAGDHLDALLAGRERQIVDTGDEPGSLDALREHLPPGTSGPVTAFVSIMQGCNQHCTFCIVPHTRGEERSRAIADIVEEVRGLVSRGVKEVTLLGQIVTSFGRREVPVRNGQSGFVQLLGALQAVDGLERIRFTSPHPKGYGDDLIGAFGRLSKLCEHAHLPVQSGSDRILRRMHRGYTRERYLGIVRRLRAVHPDLGVTTDLIVGFPGETEADFSETLSLCEEAAFDQAYLFKYSPRRDTPAASLPDPVPQEVIEERHARLLERINGIAMERFVQRVGRTMEILVEGPSRRNPSRFEGRTRDNRIVVFPGSERHRGALLPVFIERCGAFTLYGNPAIPGRDGDTPSPTPVPA from the coding sequence ATGCCCAGCGTTTTCATCAAGACTTACGGCTGCCAGATGAACGAGCGGGACAGCGAAGCGGTGGCCGCCCAGTTGCTCGCTCGGGGTTACTCCCTGGCCCCCAGTGAACACGGCGCCGACGCGGTGCTGCTGAACACCTGTTCCGTCCGGGACCTCGCGGAACAAAAGGCGCTCGGCAAGATGCAGGCGCTGGCCGGTGCGGCCACACGGCGGGACCGCCCGCAGATCTTCGGGTTCATGGGATGCATGGCCCAGAGCCGGGGTGCCCAACTCCTGGGAGAGCAATCGCGGATCGGCCTCGTCCTGGGAACCCGCAAGCTCCACCGGGCCGGTGACCACCTGGATGCCCTGCTGGCCGGCCGCGAACGCCAGATCGTGGACACCGGAGACGAGCCCGGCTCCCTCGATGCCCTCCGCGAGCATCTGCCGCCGGGAACCAGCGGGCCCGTCACCGCCTTCGTGAGCATCATGCAGGGCTGCAATCAGCACTGCACCTTTTGCATCGTGCCCCACACCCGCGGCGAGGAGCGCAGCCGCGCCATCGCCGACATCGTAGAGGAGGTGCGAGGGTTGGTCTCCCGCGGTGTCAAGGAAGTCACCCTGCTGGGCCAGATCGTGACGAGCTTTGGTCGCCGCGAGGTGCCGGTCCGCAACGGACAATCCGGTTTTGTCCAGTTGCTAGGAGCATTGCAGGCGGTGGATGGCCTCGAGCGAATCCGGTTCACGTCACCGCATCCCAAGGGGTATGGCGACGACCTGATCGGCGCGTTTGGCCGCCTTTCGAAGCTTTGCGAGCACGCCCACCTGCCGGTACAGAGCGGGTCCGACCGCATCCTGCGTCGCATGCACCGGGGCTACACCCGGGAGCGCTACCTCGGAATTGTCCGGCGGTTGCGGGCGGTCCATCCGGATTTGGGGGTGACCACGGACCTGATCGTGGGATTCCCCGGGGAAACGGAGGCTGATTTCTCCGAGACGCTGTCGTTGTGCGAGGAGGCCGCCTTTGACCAGGCCTACCTGTTCAAGTACTCGCCACGCCGCGACACCCCCGCCGCCTCCCTGCCCGACCCGGTGCCGCAGGAGGTCATCGAGGAGCGGCACGCGCGATTGCTGGAGCGGATCAACGGCATCGCCATGGAGCGCTTTGTTCAGCGGGTCGGACGCACCATGGAAATCCTGGTTGAGGGTCCCAGTCGGAGGAATCCGTCACGATTCGAGGGGCGGACCCGCGACAACCGGATCGTCGTGTTCCCCGGATCCGAACGGCATCGCGGTGCGTTGCTTCCAGTATTCATTGAACGCTGCGGCGCATTCACCCTCTACGGGAATCCCGCGATCCCCGGAAGGGACGGGGATACGCCTTCGCCCACCCCAGTGCCTGCCTGA
- a CDS encoding redox-sensing transcriptional repressor Rex produces MKKAPRPVIPPKTIYRMSVYLRCLQRLKSNGIQTVSSEALAGAAGVKPTQLRKDLTHFGQFGTRGLGYDVAQLSKMISDLLGTNRLQPVVLIGAGHLGTALLSYRGFEEEGFEIVAAFDADPDRLRDRGRKVPVLAMDRLARTIRDAGVRMAILTVPAASAQEVANALVDAGIAGILNFSPAMLSVPDHVMVKNVNLAIELENLSYFLQQ; encoded by the coding sequence GTGAAGAAGGCGCCGCGTCCCGTCATCCCTCCAAAGACCATCTACCGCATGTCGGTGTACCTGCGGTGTCTGCAACGGTTGAAGTCCAACGGCATTCAGACCGTGAGCAGCGAGGCGCTGGCCGGCGCGGCAGGGGTCAAGCCGACCCAGCTGCGCAAGGACCTCACGCACTTCGGTCAATTCGGCACCCGGGGACTGGGCTACGATGTCGCCCAGCTTTCCAAGATGATCTCCGACTTGCTCGGCACCAACCGGCTCCAACCGGTGGTGCTGATCGGCGCGGGCCACCTGGGCACGGCCCTGCTGAGCTATCGCGGCTTCGAGGAGGAGGGGTTCGAAATTGTCGCCGCCTTTGACGCGGATCCCGACCGGCTTCGGGACCGCGGACGAAAGGTCCCGGTGCTTGCGATGGACCGCTTGGCACGGACAATCCGCGATGCCGGGGTGCGTATGGCCATCCTCACGGTGCCCGCGGCGTCGGCCCAGGAGGTCGCCAACGCGCTGGTGGACGCCGGCATTGCCGGCATCCTCAACTTCTCCCCGGCGATGCTCTCGGTTCCCGACCATGTGATGGTCAAGAACGTCAATCTCGCCATCGAACTGGAGAATCTGAGCTATTTCCTGCAGCAGTAG